Proteins found in one Bordetella genomosp. 9 genomic segment:
- a CDS encoding entericidin A/B family lipoprotein has protein sequence MKNKAILAVLLAVAALSAGCNTVSGAGKDIERGGEKIQGAADRNK, from the coding sequence ATGAAAAACAAAGCCATTCTCGCTGTTCTGCTCGCCGTTGCCGCCCTGTCGGCCGGCTGCAATACCGTTTCCGGCGCTGGTAAGGATATCGAGCGCGGCGGAGAAAAAATCCAGGGCGCGGCCGATCGCAATAAGTGA
- a CDS encoding BPTD_2524 family lipoprotein, with product MPGCRPLLFAALALLAGCASGIEPGGNFPTVTFDVATPYDAALRRGSEFVRTCHTAPEHPYGVEYRDTMTLDEKFAVGRIVVIKVPEPNVHLEVLEFKPKGKTDATVTATVVGRDTWDQKELEAVQRSIETATPVCRPAS from the coding sequence ATGCCCGGATGCCGTCCATTGCTGTTCGCCGCGCTGGCATTGCTGGCCGGCTGCGCGTCGGGGATCGAACCCGGCGGCAATTTTCCCACCGTGACCTTCGACGTCGCCACGCCTTACGACGCGGCCCTGCGCCGCGGCAGCGAATTCGTGCGGACCTGCCATACCGCGCCCGAGCATCCGTATGGCGTGGAGTATCGCGACACCATGACGCTCGACGAGAAGTTCGCGGTGGGGCGCATCGTGGTCATCAAGGTGCCCGAGCCCAACGTCCATCTTGAAGTTCTCGAGTTCAAGCCCAAGGGCAAGACGGACGCCACCGTGACAGCCACGGTGGTGGGACGCGATACCTGGGACCAGAAGGAGCTGGAGGCCGTCCAACGGTCCATCGAGACGGCGACCCCTGTCTGCCGGCCCGCGAGCTAG